From a region of the Paraburkholderia hospita genome:
- a CDS encoding aldose epimerase family protein — protein sequence MNFADMHSTDTPLSSSVQVDRWGTLPGLGDIRLFTLRNAHGMRAAISDLGATLVSWHAPDRAGRVADVLLGHETPADYLASRWFFGSTIGRWANRIAQARFTLDGVVYQLDRNDGDNLLHGGINGFHKALWHAREVDGALVLSHESPEGDAGFPGAVAATVRYALDDDGALTIDYDATADAPTPISLTNHAYFNLSGDALADAPDIRGHVIAIDADAFFAVDDAMIPIERKDVAGSVFDFRAGAPIGARLDWPDAQLARAGGFDHCYVLRDGAAATRTAATLYDPASGRELTVSTDAKGMQFYTGNFLAGVDGRNGKTYGKHAALCLETGAFPNQVNMSDAEQVVLRPGERYRHTTVYRLGVR from the coding sequence ATGAATTTCGCCGACATGCACAGCACCGATACCCCTCTCTCATCCAGCGTCCAGGTCGATCGCTGGGGCACGTTGCCCGGTCTCGGCGACATTCGTCTGTTCACACTGCGCAACGCGCACGGCATGCGTGCCGCCATCAGCGATCTCGGCGCGACGCTCGTCTCGTGGCATGCGCCCGATCGCGCGGGCCGCGTCGCCGATGTCCTGCTCGGTCATGAAACACCCGCCGACTATCTGGCGAGCCGCTGGTTCTTCGGCTCGACTATCGGCCGCTGGGCGAACCGTATTGCGCAGGCGCGCTTTACGCTCGACGGGGTCGTCTATCAGCTTGACCGCAATGACGGCGACAACCTGCTGCACGGCGGTATCAACGGATTCCACAAGGCGCTGTGGCATGCGCGCGAAGTGGATGGCGCGCTGGTGCTGTCGCACGAATCGCCCGAAGGCGACGCTGGCTTTCCCGGCGCGGTCGCGGCAACCGTGCGCTATGCGCTCGACGACGACGGCGCGCTCACGATCGACTACGACGCAACCGCCGATGCGCCCACGCCCATCAGCCTCACGAATCACGCGTACTTCAATCTGTCCGGCGACGCGCTCGCCGATGCGCCCGATATTCGCGGCCATGTGATCGCGATCGATGCGGACGCCTTCTTCGCCGTCGATGACGCGATGATTCCCATCGAAAGAAAAGACGTGGCAGGCAGCGTGTTCGACTTTCGCGCGGGCGCGCCGATTGGCGCGCGCCTCGACTGGCCGGATGCGCAACTCGCGCGCGCAGGCGGCTTCGATCATTGCTACGTGCTGCGTGACGGCGCCGCTGCGACGCGCACGGCCGCTACGCTCTACGATCCCGCCAGCGGGCGTGAGCTGACGGTATCGACGGACGCGAAAGGCATGCAGTTCTACACGGGCAACTTTCTCGCGGGCGTCGACGGACGCAACGGCAAGACATACGGCAAGCACGCGGCGTTGTGCCTCGAAACGGGAGCGTTTCCGAACCAGGTCAACATGTCCGACGCCGAGCAAGTCGTCCTGCGCCCCGGCGAGCGCTACCGGCACACGACCGTCTACCGGCTCGGCGTGCGCTAG
- a CDS encoding RNA-guided endonuclease InsQ/TnpB family protein, which produces MNFVWNYCNELSLKIFLRERRFASGIELQRYLNGASKEGLGIGSAVFQQIAEEYATRRKQHRKVKLRWRKSGGARRSLGWIPFKARSVVWRNGQVRFQGLHLGVWDSYGLAGYELGAGTISEDSRGRWYMNVSVKAKPAQRSESKRQLGIDLGLKTFAGFSDEQLPNVEAQRFYRDLEPALATAQRARKKRRVKAIHARIANRRKDFLHQLSTRLVREYGAIFVGNVNAQALARARHGKSVLDAGWSSFRTMLQYKCADAGVWFDEVDEAFSSQTCSCCGSRTGPKGVAGLGIREWTCGACDRTHDRDRNAARNILAVGRDRLAGGIPALSAHSAAAVG; this is translated from the coding sequence GTGAACTTCGTCTGGAACTACTGCAACGAGTTGTCGCTCAAGATCTTCCTGCGTGAGCGCCGGTTCGCCTCAGGAATCGAATTGCAGCGCTACCTGAACGGTGCATCGAAAGAAGGCCTTGGCATCGGTTCGGCAGTTTTCCAGCAGATCGCCGAGGAGTACGCTACGCGCCGTAAGCAGCACCGCAAGGTCAAACTGCGCTGGCGCAAGAGCGGCGGTGCCCGACGTTCGCTGGGCTGGATACCCTTCAAGGCCCGCTCGGTCGTCTGGCGTAACGGACAGGTGCGCTTCCAGGGCCTGCATTTGGGCGTCTGGGATAGCTATGGTCTGGCGGGATATGAACTGGGCGCCGGAACCATCAGCGAAGATAGCCGTGGACGCTGGTATATGAACGTGAGCGTCAAGGCGAAGCCGGCACAACGCAGCGAATCGAAGCGGCAGCTGGGCATCGATCTGGGTCTGAAGACTTTCGCCGGCTTCTCGGACGAACAGCTTCCGAACGTTGAGGCACAGCGTTTCTATCGCGATCTGGAGCCGGCGCTGGCAACCGCGCAGCGTGCCCGCAAGAAGCGCCGTGTGAAGGCGATCCATGCGAGGATCGCGAATCGCAGGAAGGACTTTCTGCATCAACTGAGTACCCGACTCGTTCGCGAGTACGGTGCCATCTTTGTCGGCAACGTGAACGCTCAGGCCCTCGCGCGAGCCCGGCACGGCAAGTCCGTGCTCGACGCGGGTTGGTCGTCGTTCCGAACCATGCTGCAGTACAAGTGCGCTGACGCAGGCGTATGGTTCGATGAGGTCGATGAAGCGTTTTCTTCCCAAACCTGTTCGTGCTGTGGTTCTCGCACGGGGCCGAAAGGTGTCGCAGGGCTTGGAATAAGAGAATGGACGTGCGGCGCGTGCGATCGAACGCATGATCGTGATCGCAATGCTGCCCGAAACATTCTCGCGGTCGGACGTGACCGTCTCGCTGGAGGAATCCCCGCCCTTTCCGCGCATAGCGCGGCAGCCGTAGGCTGA
- a CDS encoding PepSY-associated TM helix domain-containing protein translates to MNSQKKDQRNGAPPAGSRRITFIRWLRKVHSWIGLWGAALGLLMGTSGFLLNHRGGPLRVSTGEPQVESLQVKLPQPAPESPRDLAKWLKQELKVQGKPGRVQKEPSHPVAWGDRKAVQPEHWQVSFASPGENTQAEYWVGNDYVTVKRSANTFLAALTNLHKGVGLSVGWVLVIDTFAGGVILLSLTGVLLWTQLNKRRTIGAVLVLGSIVAAIVAGMF, encoded by the coding sequence ATCAACAGCCAGAAGAAAGATCAACGCAATGGCGCGCCGCCCGCCGGGTCGCGCCGCATCACGTTTATCCGCTGGCTGCGCAAGGTGCATAGCTGGATCGGCCTGTGGGGCGCGGCGCTCGGTCTTCTGATGGGTACGAGCGGCTTTTTGCTGAACCATCGCGGCGGCCCACTGCGCGTATCAACGGGCGAGCCGCAGGTCGAGTCGCTGCAGGTGAAGCTGCCGCAGCCCGCGCCCGAATCGCCGCGCGATCTCGCCAAGTGGCTCAAGCAGGAGCTGAAGGTGCAAGGCAAGCCGGGCCGCGTGCAGAAGGAGCCGTCGCATCCCGTCGCATGGGGTGATCGCAAGGCGGTTCAGCCGGAACATTGGCAGGTGAGCTTCGCGTCGCCTGGCGAGAACACGCAGGCGGAGTACTGGGTCGGCAACGACTATGTGACCGTCAAGCGCAGCGCCAACACCTTCCTCGCCGCGCTGACGAATCTGCACAAGGGCGTGGGCCTGAGCGTCGGCTGGGTGCTGGTGATCGACACGTTCGCGGGCGGCGTGATCTTGCTGTCGCTGACAGGCGTCTTGCTGTGGACGCAGTTGAACAAACGCCGCACGATCGGTGCGGTGCTGGTGCTCGGGTCGATCGTCGCGGCTATAGTCGCCGGGATGTTCTGA
- a CDS encoding SDR family oxidoreductase, whose amino-acid sequence MSFANKTALITGGNGGIGFAAARILIAQGARVAITGRDQKKLDEAATELGPNALPIRADLDDPAAIDDVMKVIADKFGKLDIVFANAGVSGATPVGSTTAEKFEAIMRTNVTAVFLTVQAAVPLMGEGGSIVLNGSVMRQLGAPGSSAYSASKAAISGMARVLASELVTRGIRVNTVIPGGTRTSIWTRGDRDGATLDATETALSPMIPMGRFALAEEVAQAAVFLASDAASGMTAAEIVVDGGNTGAPMGAPAFRR is encoded by the coding sequence ATGTCATTCGCAAACAAGACGGCACTCATCACAGGCGGCAACGGCGGCATCGGTTTCGCGGCGGCGCGCATCCTGATCGCGCAAGGCGCGCGCGTGGCGATCACGGGCCGCGACCAGAAGAAACTCGACGAAGCGGCGACCGAACTGGGCCCGAACGCGCTTCCGATCCGCGCGGATCTGGACGATCCCGCAGCCATCGACGACGTGATGAAGGTGATCGCCGACAAGTTCGGCAAGCTCGATATCGTGTTCGCGAATGCGGGCGTGAGCGGTGCGACGCCTGTCGGCAGCACGACGGCCGAGAAGTTCGAAGCGATCATGCGTACCAACGTGACGGCCGTGTTCCTCACCGTGCAGGCTGCCGTGCCGCTGATGGGCGAGGGCGGTTCGATCGTGCTCAACGGCTCGGTGATGCGTCAGCTGGGTGCGCCGGGGTCGTCGGCGTATTCGGCATCGAAGGCGGCGATCTCCGGCATGGCGCGCGTGCTCGCTTCGGAACTCGTTACGCGCGGGATCCGCGTGAACACAGTGATTCCGGGCGGCACCCGCACGTCGATCTGGACGCGCGGCGACCGTGACGGCGCAACACTCGACGCGACGGAAACGGCGCTTTCGCCGATGATCCCGATGGGTCGTTTCGCGCTGGCCGAAGAAGTGGCGCAGGCGGCTGTGTTCCTCGCATCGGATGCGGCGTCGGGGATGACGGCGGCGGAGATCGTCGTTGATGGCGGCAATACGGGAGCGCCGATGGGCGCGCCGGCGTTCCGCCGTTAA
- a CDS encoding TetR/AcrR family transcriptional regulator, with the protein MKVSKEKAAQNRATLVETAARLFRTHGIDGVGVAEIGKAAGLTHGALYAHFPSKEALAAEALAHGLQIGHERMTRTPDGHAPSLSELLDSYLSEEKRDDIANGCAMAASASEIGRQDETISARYSEGFELMTAVFERHLRAHKVKGDPREKAIAISSTLIGAIAASRAVLKAQPELANDILRAVRRAVGDIAGEKA; encoded by the coding sequence ATGAAAGTCAGCAAGGAAAAGGCGGCGCAAAACCGCGCGACCCTTGTCGAAACGGCCGCGCGCCTCTTCAGGACACACGGCATCGACGGCGTCGGTGTCGCCGAAATCGGCAAGGCGGCGGGGCTCACGCACGGCGCGCTCTACGCGCACTTCCCGTCGAAGGAAGCGCTCGCGGCGGAAGCGCTCGCGCACGGTCTGCAGATCGGCCACGAACGCATGACCCGGACGCCCGATGGCCATGCGCCGAGCCTGAGCGAACTGCTCGACAGCTATTTGTCGGAAGAAAAACGCGACGACATCGCGAACGGCTGCGCGATGGCGGCGTCGGCGAGCGAGATCGGCCGTCAGGACGAGACGATCAGCGCGCGCTACAGCGAAGGCTTCGAACTGATGACGGCTGTGTTCGAAAGGCACCTGCGCGCCCACAAGGTGAAGGGCGACCCGCGCGAGAAGGCGATTGCGATTTCGTCGACGCTGATCGGCGCGATCGCGGCGTCGCGCGCAGTGTTGAAGGCGCAGCCGGAACTCGCGAACGACATTCTGCGGGCGGTGCGGCGCGCGGTCGGCGATATTGCGGGCGAGAAAGCCTGA
- a CDS encoding carbohydrate ABC transporter permease, with protein sequence MYPMPVAKWKPFNRRLYKLTLPVALLIWLLPMIAVLVTSVRSTEELSEGNYWGWPKHITLIDNYREALTTSPMLHYFWNSVLITVPAVIGSIALAAMAGFALAIYKFRGNTTLFATFVAGNFVPVQILMIPVRDLSLSLGVFNTLGALILFHVSFQTGFCALFLRNFIKQLPYELVEAARIEGASEWTVFFRIVLPLIRPALAALAILVFTFVWNDYFWALCLTQGDDAAPITVGVAALKGQWTTAWNLVSAGSILAALPSVAMFFAMQKHFVAGLTFGATKG encoded by the coding sequence ATGTACCCGATGCCCGTTGCCAAATGGAAGCCGTTCAACCGGCGGCTGTACAAGCTGACGTTGCCGGTTGCGCTATTGATCTGGCTATTGCCGATGATCGCCGTGCTCGTCACGTCGGTGCGCTCGACGGAAGAACTGAGCGAAGGTAACTACTGGGGCTGGCCGAAGCACATCACGCTCATCGACAACTACCGCGAAGCGCTCACCACGTCGCCGATGCTGCATTACTTCTGGAACAGCGTGCTGATCACGGTGCCTGCCGTGATCGGTTCGATTGCGCTCGCGGCGATGGCGGGCTTCGCACTGGCGATCTACAAGTTTCGCGGCAACACGACGCTCTTCGCGACCTTCGTCGCGGGCAACTTCGTGCCGGTCCAGATCCTGATGATTCCCGTGCGCGATCTGTCGCTGAGCCTTGGTGTGTTCAATACGCTCGGCGCGCTGATTCTCTTTCACGTGTCGTTTCAGACGGGGTTTTGCGCGCTCTTTCTGCGCAACTTCATCAAGCAGTTGCCGTATGAACTGGTCGAGGCGGCGCGTATCGAAGGTGCGAGCGAGTGGACCGTGTTCTTTCGCATCGTGCTGCCGCTGATTCGCCCCGCGCTTGCTGCGCTCGCCATTCTTGTTTTCACGTTCGTCTGGAACGATTACTTCTGGGCGCTGTGCCTCACGCAAGGCGACGACGCCGCGCCGATCACGGTTGGCGTCGCGGCGCTCAAAGGGCAATGGACGACGGCGTGGAATCTCGTGTCGGCCGGTTCGATTCTGGCGGCACTGCCGTCCGTCGCAATGTTCTTCGCGATGCAGAAGCACTTCGTCGCAGGCCTGACGTTTGGCGCGACCAAAGGGTGA
- a CDS encoding carbohydrate ABC transporter permease produces the protein MSHSVTRQDINGTPPSQPQASPAPRATRKKRGPSPTARRQRKAALLFLAPACFMVAVYVVWPILSSIWLSFYNWDGMTDKVFVGLANYIELFQAPTFYTALKNNLIWLVLFLLAPPMGLAVALYLNQAVAGIRVVKSLFFAPFVLSGVVVGLIFSWFYDPTFGLFAVILGHGVPVLGDAHYATFGIIFAALWPQTAYCMILYLTGLTSLNSEQIEAARMEGAKGWSMLWHVVLPQLRPVTFMAIVVTIIGALRSFDLISVMTGGGPFESSTVLAYYMYDQAIKYYRIGYSASIAVVLFAIMLVYIVYHLRRMLRNEQ, from the coding sequence GTGTCGCACTCCGTTACACGTCAGGACATCAATGGCACGCCGCCGTCGCAGCCGCAGGCGTCGCCAGCGCCGAGAGCCACGCGCAAGAAGCGTGGACCGTCGCCCACCGCGCGGCGGCAGCGCAAGGCCGCGCTGCTGTTTCTCGCACCCGCGTGCTTCATGGTCGCGGTGTATGTGGTCTGGCCGATCCTGTCGTCGATCTGGCTCAGCTTCTACAACTGGGATGGCATGACCGACAAGGTCTTTGTCGGTCTCGCGAACTACATCGAACTGTTTCAGGCGCCGACTTTCTACACCGCGCTGAAGAACAACCTCATCTGGCTCGTGCTGTTCCTGCTCGCGCCGCCGATGGGGCTCGCCGTCGCGCTCTATCTGAACCAGGCGGTGGCGGGCATACGCGTCGTGAAGTCGCTGTTCTTTGCGCCGTTCGTGTTGTCGGGCGTCGTGGTCGGGTTGATCTTCTCTTGGTTCTACGATCCGACCTTTGGCCTCTTTGCCGTGATACTCGGCCACGGCGTGCCCGTTCTCGGCGACGCGCACTATGCGACGTTCGGCATCATCTTCGCCGCGCTATGGCCGCAGACCGCGTATTGCATGATTCTTTATCTGACGGGTCTGACATCGCTGAACAGCGAGCAGATCGAAGCCGCGCGCATGGAAGGCGCGAAGGGCTGGTCGATGCTGTGGCATGTGGTGCTGCCGCAGTTGCGGCCTGTCACCTTCATGGCCATCGTCGTCACGATAATTGGCGCACTGCGCAGCTTCGACCTGATTTCGGTGATGACGGGCGGCGGGCCATTCGAAAGCTCGACCGTGCTCGCTTATTACATGTACGACCAGGCGATCAAGTATTACCGCATCGGCTATTCGGCATCTATCGCCGTGGTGCTGTTCGCGATCATGCTCGTGTACATCGTCTATCACCTGCGCCGCATGCTGCGCAACGAACAGTAA
- a CDS encoding ABC transporter substrate-binding protein, with the protein MTARKFNARTAIAAAALAVAAAVSPFAATTAEAGTMTINIAFKGASQRAVWQSVIDDFKKAHPDIDVKASFVDEEAYKVQLPGWLSTVAPDVVNWHNGERMAYYARRGLFEDLSGDWKKNGWDSMYASTKESSTYNGKQYAAPTVYYSWGLFYRKDLFQKAGIASEPKTWDQLMDACKKLKAAGITPFAVGGRDAWTLAGWFDYLDLRINGNAFHQKLMAGEVPYTDPRVKKVYTTWKQLLDDKDFIDNSLSYDLDAAQPFLFQGKAAMMLMGTFITGGFPPNVKPNMSYFQFPIIDSNVPTAEDGPVESLHIPAKAKNKADAHTFLAFVETPEQGAKLATGLGSLSANSKSPEPEDPISKIGFQILSNTKGGIAQFYDRDMTKEMADEGMKGMQQFIADPTKIDVILAQLEQTRKRIYKK; encoded by the coding sequence ATGACAGCAAGAAAATTCAACGCACGCACCGCAATTGCAGCGGCCGCCCTCGCAGTCGCCGCAGCCGTTTCGCCGTTCGCGGCGACGACGGCGGAAGCGGGCACGATGACGATCAACATCGCGTTCAAAGGCGCAAGCCAGCGCGCGGTGTGGCAATCGGTGATCGACGACTTCAAGAAGGCGCATCCCGACATCGACGTGAAGGCGTCGTTCGTCGATGAGGAAGCGTACAAGGTGCAGTTGCCGGGCTGGCTGTCGACGGTCGCGCCCGATGTGGTCAACTGGCACAACGGCGAGCGCATGGCGTACTACGCGCGGCGCGGTCTGTTTGAAGACCTGAGCGGTGACTGGAAGAAGAACGGCTGGGACAGCATGTATGCATCGACGAAGGAATCGTCGACGTACAACGGCAAGCAGTACGCGGCGCCGACCGTGTACTACTCGTGGGGCCTGTTCTATCGCAAGGACCTGTTCCAGAAGGCGGGGATCGCATCCGAGCCGAAGACGTGGGACCAGTTGATGGACGCCTGCAAGAAGCTGAAGGCGGCGGGCATTACGCCGTTTGCAGTGGGCGGCCGCGATGCATGGACGCTTGCGGGCTGGTTCGATTATCTCGACCTGCGCATCAACGGCAACGCGTTCCACCAGAAGCTGATGGCGGGCGAAGTGCCGTACACCGATCCGCGTGTGAAGAAGGTCTACACGACGTGGAAGCAGTTGCTCGACGACAAGGACTTTATCGACAACTCGCTCTCGTACGATCTGGATGCGGCGCAACCGTTCCTGTTCCAGGGCAAGGCCGCGATGATGCTGATGGGCACGTTCATCACGGGCGGTTTCCCGCCGAACGTGAAGCCGAACATGAGCTACTTCCAGTTCCCGATCATCGATTCGAACGTGCCGACAGCGGAAGATGGTCCCGTCGAATCGCTGCATATTCCGGCCAAGGCCAAGAACAAGGCTGACGCGCACACGTTCCTCGCGTTCGTCGAGACGCCGGAGCAGGGCGCTAAGCTCGCGACGGGTCTTGGCTCGCTGTCGGCGAACAGCAAGTCGCCTGAGCCGGAAGATCCCATTTCGAAGATTGGCTTCCAGATTCTGTCGAACACGAAGGGCGGCATTGCGCAGTTCTACGATCGCGACATGACGAAGGAAATGGCCGACGAAGGGATGAAGGGCATGCAGCAGTTCATCGCTGATCCGACGAAGATCGATGTGATCCTTGCGCAGCTCGAGCAGACGCGCAAGCGCATCTACAAGAAGTAA
- a CDS encoding beta-galactosidase → MRLGVCYYPEHWPESMWKDDARRMKALGIEQVRIAEFAWSRIEPSPGEYDWGWLDRAIDVLGDAGLQVVMCTPTATPPKWLIDRHPDILPVGADGRPRAFGSRRHYDFSSPSYFEASRKICTAVAERYGKHPAVAYWQTDNEFGCHNTVVSYSLAAVARFRVWLKERYQNVDALNRAWGTVFWSMEYRSFDEIDAPVATVTEAHPSHRLDYRRFASDEVVRYNRMQVEIIRAHSPGRPVAHNFMQLFTEFDHYKVARDLDVATWDSYPLGALEEQWYAPEIKAKFLRTGHPDFASFNHDVYRGMSKLPFWVMEQQPGPVNWAHWNPAPLPGMVRLWSWEAFAHGAGCVSYFRWRQAPFAQEQMHAGLNTPDNRLDIGGSEAEQVAHEIAKVSAADADANANVRSKVALIYDYEAKWLFEIHPQGADFHYPRFAFEYYSALRSLGFDVDVIPADAPLDGYAMIVVPPLPVVPGDFAVRLAASGAQIVLGPRTGSKTPDLQIPANLPPGALASLLPIRVWRVESMRPNVTEPVHVNGAGDGLREGQARHWRDLIDAADERSFGVRARFADGHPAYVQHGSVHYFASLFDDRLTESLFARIATEAGLTPTPLGDSVRISRRGKLTYVFNYTNARHVIEGIDASRFVIGAHEVEPQGVAAYRTECTE, encoded by the coding sequence ATGCGCCTTGGAGTCTGTTACTACCCGGAGCACTGGCCGGAATCGATGTGGAAAGACGACGCGCGCCGTATGAAGGCGCTCGGCATCGAGCAGGTGCGAATCGCGGAATTTGCATGGAGCCGTATCGAGCCGTCGCCGGGCGAATACGATTGGGGCTGGCTTGATCGCGCGATCGACGTGCTCGGCGACGCGGGTTTGCAGGTCGTCATGTGCACGCCGACGGCGACGCCGCCGAAGTGGCTGATCGACCGTCATCCCGACATTCTGCCCGTGGGCGCGGATGGACGTCCGCGCGCATTCGGCTCGCGCCGTCATTACGATTTCTCGTCGCCGTCGTATTTCGAAGCGTCGCGCAAGATCTGCACGGCGGTCGCGGAGCGTTACGGCAAGCATCCTGCCGTCGCTTACTGGCAGACAGATAACGAATTCGGCTGCCACAACACGGTGGTCAGCTATTCGCTCGCTGCCGTCGCGCGGTTTCGCGTGTGGCTCAAGGAGCGTTATCAGAACGTCGACGCATTGAACCGCGCGTGGGGCACCGTGTTCTGGAGCATGGAGTACCGCAGTTTCGACGAAATCGATGCGCCCGTTGCCACCGTCACGGAAGCGCATCCGTCGCATCGGCTCGATTACCGGCGGTTCGCGTCGGATGAAGTCGTGCGCTATAACCGCATGCAGGTCGAGATCATCCGTGCGCATTCGCCGGGCCGGCCTGTTGCGCACAACTTCATGCAACTGTTCACCGAGTTCGATCACTACAAGGTCGCGCGCGATCTCGACGTGGCCACGTGGGACAGCTATCCGCTCGGCGCGCTCGAAGAGCAGTGGTACGCGCCGGAGATCAAGGCGAAGTTCCTGCGGACCGGGCATCCCGACTTTGCTTCGTTCAACCATGACGTGTATCGCGGTATGTCGAAGCTGCCGTTCTGGGTGATGGAGCAGCAACCGGGTCCCGTGAACTGGGCGCACTGGAATCCCGCGCCGCTGCCGGGCATGGTGCGTCTGTGGAGCTGGGAAGCGTTCGCGCACGGCGCGGGCTGCGTGTCGTACTTCAGATGGCGTCAGGCGCCGTTCGCGCAGGAACAGATGCATGCGGGGCTGAACACGCCCGACAATCGCCTCGACATCGGCGGCAGCGAAGCGGAACAGGTTGCGCACGAGATCGCAAAGGTGTCGGCAGCCGATGCCGACGCGAACGCGAATGTGCGCAGCAAGGTCGCGCTGATCTACGACTACGAAGCCAAGTGGCTCTTTGAAATTCATCCGCAGGGCGCGGACTTTCATTACCCGCGCTTCGCGTTCGAGTACTACTCAGCGCTGCGCTCGCTCGGCTTCGACGTCGATGTGATTCCCGCCGATGCGCCGCTCGACGGCTACGCGATGATCGTCGTGCCGCCGTTGCCCGTCGTGCCTGGCGACTTCGCGGTGCGGCTCGCCGCATCGGGCGCGCAGATCGTGCTCGGTCCGCGCACCGGCTCGAAGACGCCTGATCTGCAGATTCCCGCGAACCTGCCGCCGGGCGCGCTCGCATCATTGCTGCCCATCCGCGTATGGCGCGTCGAATCGATGCGGCCGAACGTGACTGAGCCGGTGCACGTCAATGGCGCGGGCGATGGACTGCGCGAAGGTCAGGCGCGCCACTGGCGCGATCTGATCGATGCCGCCGACGAACGCAGCTTCGGTGTGCGCGCGCGTTTTGCCGACGGTCATCCCGCGTATGTGCAGCACGGTTCCGTGCATTACTTCGCGAGCCTGTTCGACGATCGCCTGACGGAGTCGCTGTTTGCTCGCATCGCGACGGAAGCGGGTCTCACGCCGACGCCGTTGGGCGACAGCGTGCGTATCAGCCGGCGCGGCAAGCTTACGTATGTTTTCAACTATACGAATGCGCGACACGTGATCGAAGGTATCGATGCATCGCGTTTCGTGATCGGTGCGCATGAAGTCGAGCCGCAAGGCGTCGCGGCTTATCGTACTGAATGTACGGAATAA
- a CDS encoding ABC transporter ATP-binding protein produces the protein MASISLKGVQKAYGDNAPVIRNVDLEIGENEFCVFLGPSGCGKSTLLRMIAGLEDVTDGDLSIGGRIVNDVAAAERGVAMVFQSYALFPHMSVYENMAFGLKLAKKPKAEIDSKVKEAARILQLEALLDRKPRALSGGQRQRVAIGRAIVREPGVFLFDEPLSNLDATLRGQTRIEIARLHKQFATASVVYVTHDQTEAMTLADKIVLLHSGKDTERYGSIAQIGAPLELYHRPNSRFVAGFIGSPRMNFLPGRVTAIDAQGVDVTLDHTNETLRVEVDGSTLQGGQPVTLGVRPEHLELVTDDASRRDATLARTISLIEHLGEHSYVHLEQPGGAVLIAKVPGNARVEQGERVVFAAPARACHLFTEDGFAVKALNSVEHYA, from the coding sequence ATGGCGAGCATTTCGTTGAAGGGCGTGCAGAAGGCGTATGGAGACAACGCGCCCGTGATCCGCAACGTCGATCTGGAGATCGGCGAAAACGAGTTTTGTGTGTTCCTCGGCCCGTCGGGCTGCGGCAAGTCCACGTTGCTGCGCATGATCGCGGGTCTTGAAGACGTGACGGACGGCGACCTGTCGATCGGCGGTCGCATCGTCAATGACGTGGCCGCAGCCGAACGCGGCGTCGCGATGGTGTTCCAGAGCTACGCGCTGTTTCCGCACATGAGCGTCTACGAGAACATGGCCTTCGGCCTCAAGCTCGCGAAGAAGCCGAAGGCGGAAATCGACAGCAAGGTGAAGGAAGCGGCACGGATCCTGCAACTTGAAGCGCTGCTCGACCGCAAGCCGCGCGCATTGTCGGGTGGGCAGCGCCAGCGTGTCGCGATTGGCCGCGCGATCGTGCGCGAGCCAGGCGTGTTTCTGTTCGACGAGCCCTTATCCAATCTCGACGCGACGTTGCGCGGCCAGACGCGAATCGAAATCGCGCGTCTGCACAAACAGTTCGCAACCGCGAGCGTCGTCTACGTGACGCACGATCAGACAGAAGCGATGACGCTCGCCGACAAGATCGTGCTGCTGCATTCGGGCAAGGATACGGAGCGCTACGGCAGCATTGCGCAGATCGGTGCGCCGCTGGAGTTGTATCACCGGCCCAACAGCCGCTTCGTCGCGGGCTTCATCGGCTCGCCGCGCATGAACTTCCTGCCTGGCAGAGTCACGGCGATCGACGCGCAAGGCGTCGACGTCACGCTCGACCACACCAACGAAACGCTGCGCGTCGAAGTCGACGGCAGCACCTTGCAAGGCGGGCAGCCCGTGACGCTCGGCGTACGCCCGGAACATCTCGAACTCGTCACGGACGATGCATCACGACGTGATGCAACGCTCGCGCGCACCATTTCGCTGATCGAGCATCTTGGCGAGCATAGCTACGTGCATCTGGAGCAGCCAGGCGGCGCCGTGCTGATCGCGAAGGTGCCGGGCAACGCCCGCGTCGAACAGGGCGAGCGCGTGGTATTCGCCGCGCCCGCCCGTGCCTGCCATCTTTTCACTGAAGACGGATTCGCCGTGAAGGCGCTCAACTCCGTCGAACACTACGCATAA